Proteins co-encoded in one Bombus pyrosoma isolate SC7728 linkage group LG4, ASM1482585v1, whole genome shotgun sequence genomic window:
- the LOC122566553 gene encoding uncharacterized protein LOC122566553: protein MSRLFLILLFVYVVSATRCIVKNDKDEPEVHVIRLGDRSGESDESDVVAVQISDDRRKRETHENCKKDSDCAKGQVCVLYLGCIKGHRKGRSLENLTNTNQPVHVD, encoded by the exons ATGAGCCGACTGTTTCTGATTCTACTGTTCGTGTACGTTGTTTCGGCAACGCGGTGCATCGTTAAGAACGACAAG GACGAGCCAGAGGTTCACGTGATCCGCTTAGGAGATCGCAGTGGAGAGTCA GACGAGTCGGACGTAGTCGCAGTGCAGATCTCGGACGACCGGCGCAAACGGGAAACGCATGAAAATTGCAAGAAGGACAGCGATTGTGCCAAGGGACAGGTCTGCGTTCTGTATTTAGGCTGCA TTAAGGGCCATCGAAAAGGCCGTTCCTTAGAAAATCTGACGAACACGAATCAACCGGTTCACGTCGACTAA